The Arenibacter algicola region TGGGTATTCCAATTGCAGCAGGAGTTTTGTATCCCGTAAACGGTTTTTTATTAGACCCGATGATTGCAGGTGCAGCAATGGCATTCAGTAGTGTATCCGTTGTTGCAAATAGCTTAAGACTTAAACGAGTAAAACTTTAATAATAAATAAATTTAATACTATGAAAACTTTAGAATTTAAAACAAATATCAATTGTGGTGGGTGTGTATCAAAAGTAACCCCTTTTTTAAACAAACAAGAAGGTGTAGAAAGTTGGGAAGTAGATACCTCTAATCCTGATAAAATCCTAACCATTGAAAGCGATGGTGCAACCGAAGAAGATGTAAAAACGGTTTTGCAAAAAGTGGGATTTAAGGCCGAACCTGTAGATTAATACGTTTTTTTAAGATGGTCTATATTATAATTTCTGTTGTGATTATTCTTTTTACTGTTCATTTTTATAGAAAAGCGAAACGTCATAGTGTAAAGCCATTTCCAGAGCATTGGCACAAATTATTAATGGACAATGTTCAGTTTTATAGAAATCTTTCAAACAATAGGCAGCTAATTTTTCAGCAAAAAATGATGCAGTTTTTAAGTGAGGTCTATATCGATGGTGTACAGCTTGAACTGGAAGAATTGGATAAGATTTTAATTGCGGCAAGTGCAGTAATACCTGTTTTTGGCTTCAAAGAATGGCATTACACCAATTTAAGCGGTATCCTTTTATATCCAGATTATTTTAATGAGGATATGCAATTTAGTAGTAAGGATAACGCACGGAATATTGGTGGAATAGTTGGGAATGGAAGGTTCGAGAAACAGATGATACTTTCCAAAAAAGCATTGTGTCGCGCCTTTAAAAATACAACGGATAAAAGTAATACTGGCATACACGAATTTGTGCACCTTATAGATAAGTTGGACGATTGGATATTCCACTTCAAAGTTTACCACTGTTCTGAGCCAATGTTTACCACCGATTCCGAAGCAATGTTTACCACTGATTCCTGAGTATAGTTTACCAGAATAATCAGGGCAAAGATTTACAATTTTTCTGATTGATTAGGATTTTTGAAGATGGAACTACGCTTTTATAGGCTGACATTCCGGCACAAAGTTTACCAAAAATTCCAAAGCAAAGTTTACCACCAAGGGAATAAATCCATGATGCTGGGGTACATTAGGTTGAATAACCAACTCCTTAAAATTATGGCGAATAAAACCCTTGGTATGCAAAAAATTAGACAAATACTATTATTCCTAAAACGAGATGTATCAGAGCGTAGCATTGCGGAGCAGACTGGTGTCTCCAGGCCTACTATTCATTCCTACCGGGGCATCTTTGAGACCAGTGGATTTGATTATGATACACTTCTTAAACTTAAAGATCCGGAACTTTATGAATTGGTAAAAACCAAAAAGAAAGGATCGGACCGGACCCCGGATGTCCGTAAACTATATTTTTTGGAACAAGCGGATTATTTTATCTCCGAACTAGGGCGCGTCGGGGTAACCAGGCTACTGCTCTGGCAGGAGTATTTAAAAGAATATCCAGAAGGCTTTAGCTACTCTCGTTTTTGTGAATTATTGGATATCCAGATCAATTTGAAGAGCCCGTCCATGATCTTTAAACATAATCCCGGAGAGCTGCTGGAAATTGATTTTGCAGGTTCTAAGTTAAGCTATGTGGCCACTTCTACGGGGGAAATTATAGCCTGCCCGGTACTTATAGGCGTACTTCCTTTTAGTGGTTTTGGTTATGCAAAAGCATTACCTGATGCTTCCCTTGCCCAGGTAATTCCTGCCCTGAATGATATCTTAAATTATTTTGGCGGGGTTCCACTCAATGCCAGATCCGATAATATGAAACAATGGGTGGTCCGTAGCTGCAGGTATGAACCTACTTTTCCCCAGGCATTGGAACAATGGGCCCTGCACAACCATATAGGGTTGTTGGCCACAAGGGTAAGGGCTCCAAAAGATAAGCCATCTGTAGAAAACCAGGTGAAGATCACCTATCGCCGGGTGTATGCCACTATCCGTAACGAAACGTTCTACAGCATCCAAGAGCTGAACCAAGGGATAAAAAAGGCTTTGGAAGCCCATCATGACATTAACTTCCAGAAGAAGTCTTTTAGCCGAAGGGAGCTCTTTACCGGCCAGGAGCTACCGGCACTGCAGAGCCTTCCCGAGCATCCATACCAGTTCAATCATCTCACCAGGGCCAAGGTACAAAAGAACTATCATGTGGTAATGGGAGAAGACTGGCATTTTTATAGTGTTCCTTACCACCACGTTGGTAAGGAGATAAATATTATTTACGATACAGAATGTGTGGAAATCTATTATCAACTGGAGCGCATTGCCGTGCACCAGCGTAACTATAAAAAACATGGGATAACCACCCTTTTAGAACATATGCCCGAACATCATCGCAAGATGGCCGTGCAACGTGGATGGACTCCGGATTATTATTTAAAACAAGCTGCGGACAATGGTCCCCATACCAAAGAATTCTTTGAGAAGCTTATGAAAAGTAAGATTTCCGTGCATCAGGCCTATGGCCCCTTTCTGGGAATTATGCGACTGATCAAACAATATGGGGGTCTCCGTGTGGAGGCAGCCTGTAAGCGGGCCCTGACCGGAAACCGGTACAACTACAAAGTGGTAGCCACTATCCTAGAAAACAAGATGGACCGGATAGAAGAGAGCCCGCCAGAAAAATCACCCATACCCCATCACGAAAATCTCCGGGGACCACAAGCTTTTGTAAACAAAATGAAACATTAATTAATAATCTTTGAAAGATGAACACAGCAACAACTTTACAACAATTACAGGGCCTAAGGCTTGCCGGAATGGCCAAGCGGTATCAAACCCTACTAAGCCTGCCCACACATCAGCAGGAGGATGCCCACACCATTCTGGCCCTGATGTGCCAGGCAGAACAAGAGTATCGTAGGGACAAGCAGACCGAGCGATTGCTCAAGGCCGGGAAACTTCGCTATCGGGCCAACATGGAAGAAATTATCTGTAACCCGGAAAGGGGAATTACAAAAGAGACCCTATTACAGTTAGCTGAAGGACACTATCTGGAAAAAGGACAGAATTTACTGATCCAAGGCCAGACCGGAACCGGAAAATCCTTCCTGGCCTGTGCACTGGGGCGCTCCGCCTGTCTTATGGGATATAAGACCCTATACCTATCGATGAACAAATTTTTAGAGACTATTGCACAATCCAGGATCGATGGCACTTACTTAAAACTCATCAAACAGTTGACGGCAAAAAAGCTGATCATCCTGGATGATTTTGGTCTGAAACCCTTATCCGGCGATGCTAAACTGACCTTATTGGATCTGTTGGAAGATCGTTATGGCATAGGGTCGGTGATCATAACCTCTCAACTGCCCTTTGACCATTTT contains the following coding sequences:
- a CDS encoding heavy-metal-associated domain-containing protein, with protein sequence MKTLEFKTNINCGGCVSKVTPFLNKQEGVESWEVDTSNPDKILTIESDGATEEDVKTVLQKVGFKAEPVD
- a CDS encoding zinc-dependent peptidase translates to MVYIIISVVIILFTVHFYRKAKRHSVKPFPEHWHKLLMDNVQFYRNLSNNRQLIFQQKMMQFLSEVYIDGVQLELEELDKILIAASAVIPVFGFKEWHYTNLSGILLYPDYFNEDMQFSSKDNARNIGGIVGNGRFEKQMILSKKALCRAFKNTTDKSNTGIHEFVHLIDKLDDWIFHFKVYHCSEPMFTTDSEAMFTTDS
- the istA gene encoding IS21 family transposase, which gives rise to MQKIRQILLFLKRDVSERSIAEQTGVSRPTIHSYRGIFETSGFDYDTLLKLKDPELYELVKTKKKGSDRTPDVRKLYFLEQADYFISELGRVGVTRLLLWQEYLKEYPEGFSYSRFCELLDIQINLKSPSMIFKHNPGELLEIDFAGSKLSYVATSTGEIIACPVLIGVLPFSGFGYAKALPDASLAQVIPALNDILNYFGGVPLNARSDNMKQWVVRSCRYEPTFPQALEQWALHNHIGLLATRVRAPKDKPSVENQVKITYRRVYATIRNETFYSIQELNQGIKKALEAHHDINFQKKSFSRRELFTGQELPALQSLPEHPYQFNHLTRAKVQKNYHVVMGEDWHFYSVPYHHVGKEINIIYDTECVEIYYQLERIAVHQRNYKKHGITTLLEHMPEHHRKMAVQRGWTPDYYLKQAADNGPHTKEFFEKLMKSKISVHQAYGPFLGIMRLIKQYGGLRVEAACKRALTGNRYNYKVVATILENKMDRIEESPPEKSPIPHHENLRGPQAFVNKMKH
- the istB gene encoding IS21-like element helper ATPase IstB, with translation MNTATTLQQLQGLRLAGMAKRYQTLLSLPTHQQEDAHTILALMCQAEQEYRRDKQTERLLKAGKLRYRANMEEIICNPERGITKETLLQLAEGHYLEKGQNLLIQGQTGTGKSFLACALGRSACLMGYKTLYLSMNKFLETIAQSRIDGTYLKLIKQLTAKKLIILDDFGLKPLSGDAKLTLLDLLEDRYGIGSVIITSQLPFDHFYAFLDQPTLAEAILDRLSAAAHKIELKGESLRKRK